The Flavobacterium praedii genome window below encodes:
- a CDS encoding YiiX family permuted papain-like enzyme yields the protein MKKTKYIFAITTFLMSFGCALFIANSMFGNILFGPRAVNILDKIQEGDMIFQTSQSKQCEAIQIATNSKYSHCGIIFMENGHKYVFEAVQPVKFTPIETWIAHGKENHFVVTRLKNATTLLNPKTIQKMKTYGNQFKNKNYDLYFEWSNDKIYCSELVWKIYKYGAGIELCPLQKLKDFNLKDPKVQILLAERYGKNIPINESVVSPFNLENAKTVTTIIHNY from the coding sequence ATGAAAAAAACAAAATACATTTTTGCTATTACTACCTTTCTAATGAGCTTTGGATGTGCTTTATTTATTGCCAATTCGATGTTTGGAAATATTCTCTTTGGCCCACGTGCCGTTAACATATTGGATAAAATACAAGAAGGCGATATGATTTTTCAAACGTCACAATCCAAACAATGTGAGGCAATTCAAATAGCTACTAATTCTAAATATTCACATTGTGGAATTATATTTATGGAGAATGGTCATAAATATGTTTTTGAAGCAGTACAACCTGTAAAATTTACACCGATTGAAACATGGATTGCCCACGGAAAAGAAAACCATTTTGTGGTGACTCGATTAAAAAATGCAACAACACTTTTGAATCCAAAAACGATTCAAAAAATGAAGACTTATGGCAATCAATTCAAAAATAAAAATTATGATTTGTATTTTGAATGGTCTAATGATAAAATATATTGCTCCGAATTGGTTTGGAAAATATACAAATACGGAGCAGGAATCGAATTGTGCCCGCTTCAAAAATTAAAAGATTTTAATTTAAAAGATCCAAAAGTTCAAATTCTATTAGCTGAAAGGTATGGAAAAAATATACCGATAAACGAGAGTGTTGTTTCTCCTTTTAACCTAGAAAATGCAAAAACAGTAACCACCATAATTCATAATTACTAA
- the kdsA gene encoding 3-deoxy-8-phosphooctulonate synthase, with product MNIQNIPQIKHTESGNFFLLAGPCAIEGEEMAMRIAEKLVGITDKLQIPFVFKGSFKKANRSRIDSFSGIGDEKALKILEKVSKTFGVPTVTDIHTNEDAAMAAAYVDVLQIPAFLVRQTDLVVAAANTGKVVNLKKGQFMSPESMKHAVQKVLDCNNQNVMVTDRGTMFGYQDMIVDYRGIPTMQQYATTVLDVTHSLQQPNQTAGVTGGRPDMIETVAKAGIAVGVDGIFIETHFDPANAKSDGANMLHLDYFEPLMTKLVAIRKTINQF from the coding sequence ATGAACATACAAAATATTCCACAAATCAAACATACTGAGAGCGGTAACTTTTTTTTACTAGCTGGTCCGTGTGCTATTGAAGGTGAAGAAATGGCAATGCGAATTGCCGAAAAGCTAGTTGGCATCACAGATAAACTACAAATTCCTTTTGTATTCAAAGGATCCTTTAAGAAAGCAAATCGCTCTAGAATAGACAGTTTCTCTGGTATCGGAGATGAAAAAGCACTTAAAATATTAGAAAAAGTATCTAAAACTTTTGGAGTACCCACAGTGACTGATATCCATACCAATGAAGATGCGGCTATGGCTGCAGCTTATGTGGATGTGTTACAAATTCCTGCATTCCTAGTTCGTCAAACTGATTTAGTGGTAGCTGCTGCCAATACTGGAAAAGTGGTTAACTTAAAAAAAGGACAATTTATGAGTCCGGAAAGCATGAAACATGCTGTTCAAAAAGTTTTGGACTGTAACAACCAAAATGTAATGGTTACGGATCGTGGCACTATGTTTGGTTACCAAGACATGATTGTAGATTACCGTGGTATTCCAACAATGCAACAATATGCAACAACTGTTCTTGATGTTACGCATTCCTTACAACAACCAAACCAAACTGCTGGTGTAACCGGAGGAAGACCAGATATGATAGAAACTGTTGCCAAAGCGGGAATAGCAGTTGGTGTAGATGGAATTTTTATAGAAACTCATTTTGACCCAGCAAATGCTAAAAGTGATGGTGCCAATATGCTGCACTTGGATTATTTTGAACCATTAATGACCAAATTAGTAGCCATTAGAAAAACCATAAATCAATTTTAA
- a CDS encoding DUF1801 domain-containing protein produces MKLTDEYIHRQPEKYKVMLLHLISVFEREVPNLELLFKWGIPYFYYKKKRFCYLAPNHKKGFVDAGFARGFQLKRNQDFLVDENRNTVKSLRYFSLLDIDNAILIDVIKESATLYD; encoded by the coding sequence ATGAAGCTAACGGACGAATACATTCATCGCCAACCCGAAAAATATAAAGTAATGTTATTGCATTTAATTAGTGTTTTTGAACGAGAAGTGCCCAATTTGGAGTTGTTATTCAAGTGGGGAATTCCATATTTTTATTATAAAAAAAAGAGGTTTTGTTATCTGGCCCCTAATCACAAAAAGGGTTTTGTTGATGCCGGTTTTGCACGTGGTTTTCAATTAAAAAGAAATCAGGATTTCCTTGTGGATGAAAATCGAAATACAGTGAAGTCTCTTCGATATTTTAGTTTACTGGACATCGACAATGCTATTCTGATTGATGTGATAAAGGAATCTGCAACATTATATGATTAA
- a CDS encoding winged helix-turn-helix domain-containing protein translates to MKTIIQNLNKAFDHRIRLGIMSVLMVHESADFSTLKELLGVTDGNLASHTKSLELENYITIEKKFIEKKPNTSYRVTKDGRKAFQDHSAALERLIHKG, encoded by the coding sequence TTGAAAACTATTATTCAAAATTTAAACAAAGCATTTGACCACCGCATACGACTTGGAATCATGTCGGTTTTGATGGTCCATGAATCGGCTGACTTTAGTACATTGAAAGAATTGTTAGGGGTAACTGATGGCAATCTAGCCAGTCACACCAAATCTTTAGAATTAGAAAATTACATTACAATTGAAAAAAAATTCATTGAAAAAAAACCGAATACAAGTTACAGAGTAACCAAAGATGGTCGCAAAGCCTTTCAAGATCATAGTGCTGCACTTGAAAGATTAATTCATAAAGGATAA
- a CDS encoding LytR/AlgR family response regulator transcription factor, translating into MNFKIIIIEDEKLAVTRIKRMLNELEDSFEIVTEIKSVKEGMEWFAANENKPLDFILSDIQLLDGISFEIFERFSITTPIIFTTAYDEYLLKAFKNYGIEYLLKPFSNKELSSAIEKFKSLKKAPSPSLQFSEELFRELLKNKENKFPTLISYARDKIIPVKTEEVVYFSLSHQSVFAHTENHKWVLNESLNQIEDLLPRHHFYRANRQFIIQRKYIKEIENYFGGKLKILATIKHEDILISKDNCKDFKDWLKG; encoded by the coding sequence ATGAATTTTAAAATCATCATCATTGAGGACGAAAAGTTAGCCGTTACTCGCATCAAAAGAATGCTCAACGAACTCGAAGATTCCTTCGAAATTGTGACGGAAATTAAAAGTGTAAAAGAAGGCATGGAGTGGTTTGCGGCCAATGAAAATAAACCTTTGGATTTCATTTTATCCGACATACAGTTGTTAGACGGGATTTCATTTGAAATATTCGAGCGATTTTCGATCACAACGCCAATTATTTTTACCACTGCTTATGATGAATATTTGCTAAAAGCTTTTAAAAATTATGGAATTGAATATCTTTTAAAACCTTTTTCGAACAAAGAATTGAGTTCGGCCATCGAAAAATTCAAAAGCTTAAAAAAAGCTCCCTCTCCATCATTACAATTTTCTGAAGAGCTATTTCGAGAACTTTTGAAAAACAAAGAAAATAAGTTTCCAACTTTAATTTCTTATGCAAGAGACAAGATTATTCCCGTAAAAACAGAAGAGGTGGTGTACTTTAGTTTGAGTCATCAGTCCGTTTTTGCGCATACAGAAAATCATAAATGGGTGCTCAATGAGAGTTTAAACCAGATCGAAGACCTATTGCCGCGACATCATTTTTATAGAGCCAACAGACAATTCATTATTCAAAGAAAGTACATAAAAGAAATTGAAAACTATTTTGGAGGCAAATTAAAAATTTTGGCCACCATAAAACACGAAGATATCCTGATTAGCAAGGATAATTGCAAAGATTTTAAAGATTGGTTAAAAGGGTAA
- a CDS encoding sensor histidine kinase: protein MLRLADFYFMYKFHTKTFFFLALAIAILLSLSPMLILIAHHSSYEILDKVILFTTAFLITFCNLFFQNWLQSKEVTVWRRVWLTAVLNFILFGINIMIRIPFWNKIFLNKPPFAVIAGIDLVRHAIIVLVTFWVVSFLRKMAAESTYKIKVRDLENQTLQLQLKNLTAQLQPHFFFNSLNVLAELIHIDVQKSDQYIQHLSNIFRYVLTNQERAIIDLEEEINFVSSYLFLLKIRFDTTITVTQTLTDASAFSIPSLCTLVVLENIVKHNNVEHMKITISLSSDKSYFVIANSLNKKNSIEVDSLGIGLANIEKRCQLLLQKSILIQETDSLFEVKIPLKIKENEF from the coding sequence ATGTTACGTCTTGCAGATTTTTATTTTATGTATAAATTCCATACAAAAACATTCTTTTTCCTTGCCTTGGCCATTGCCATTCTTTTGTCGTTATCACCTATGCTAATTTTAATTGCGCATCACAGCAGTTATGAGATTTTGGATAAAGTGATATTGTTTACAACAGCTTTTTTGATCACTTTTTGTAATTTATTTTTCCAAAATTGGTTACAATCTAAGGAGGTTACGGTTTGGAGAAGGGTTTGGCTTACTGCAGTGCTAAATTTTATTTTATTTGGGATTAATATAATGATTAGAATTCCATTTTGGAACAAGATTTTTTTAAACAAACCACCCTTTGCAGTCATTGCTGGAATAGATCTAGTACGTCATGCGATTATTGTGCTAGTTACTTTTTGGGTGGTTTCTTTTTTAAGAAAAATGGCAGCCGAGTCCACGTATAAAATCAAAGTGCGAGACTTAGAAAACCAAACCTTGCAGTTGCAATTAAAAAATTTAACGGCTCAGTTACAACCGCATTTCTTTTTTAATAGTTTGAATGTTTTGGCCGAATTAATTCATATCGATGTTCAAAAAAGCGATCAGTACATTCAGCATTTATCCAATATTTTTCGGTATGTTTTGACCAATCAAGAGCGAGCAATTATTGACTTAGAAGAAGAAATTAACTTTGTTTCTTCCTATTTATTTCTTTTAAAAATTCGATTCGATACTACCATAACGGTGACTCAAACACTAACCGATGCCAGTGCTTTTTCGATTCCTTCATTGTGTACTTTAGTGGTTTTAGAAAATATCGTCAAACACAATAATGTGGAGCATATGAAAATAACTATTTCGTTATCAAGCGATAAGTCCTATTTTGTAATCGCTAATTCATTAAACAAAAAAAACAGTATCGAAGTCGATAGTTTAGGAATTGGATTGGCCAATATTGAAAAAAGATGTCAGTTGTTGCTCCAAAAATCGATCCTAATTCAAGAAACAGATAGCTTATTTGAAGTGAAAATTCCATTAAAAATCAAGGAAAATGAATTTTAA
- a CDS encoding EamA family transporter, with amino-acid sequence MKKYYYYLAAFSAFFIWGFFSLALKPISNYPSLDILFYRVFFSALTMTAINLTFRKAKIRKNWDDFCSMTTKRKRSIIVLTLVGSIILASNWFIFIYVVNHISVKAGSLAYLICPILTTVFAFFLLNEKLSNWQWLAVSISVVACIFLSINHFQDIFYSLVVASTYALYLVSQRKNSEIDKFLVLNIQLLFIAFLIVPFYPKYSGTIPVEPLFYLCLFCIVLFFTIIPLFLNLYALKGLNSSTVGILMYINPIINFGLAVFYFKEQVTLVQIVSYSLILVSIIVFNKKIFFSQNNKPNIIIEGSKSI; translated from the coding sequence ATGAAAAAATATTACTATTATCTTGCTGCTTTTTCAGCCTTTTTCATCTGGGGCTTTTTTAGTTTGGCACTAAAACCGATTTCAAATTACCCTTCATTGGACATCTTGTTTTATAGAGTATTTTTCAGTGCACTAACAATGACTGCAATAAACCTTACTTTTAGAAAAGCCAAAATTCGCAAAAACTGGGATGATTTTTGTTCCATGACTACCAAAAGAAAGCGTAGTATTATTGTGTTAACTTTGGTCGGAAGTATTATATTAGCTTCTAATTGGTTTATTTTCATCTATGTGGTCAATCATATCAGTGTAAAAGCAGGTTCTTTGGCTTACTTGATATGTCCTATTTTAACAACTGTTTTTGCATTCTTTTTACTAAATGAAAAATTAAGTAATTGGCAATGGCTAGCGGTTTCTATAAGTGTAGTTGCTTGTATTTTCTTGTCAATTAATCATTTTCAGGATATTTTCTATAGCTTGGTTGTGGCTTCTACTTATGCTTTGTATTTAGTCAGTCAACGCAAAAACAGTGAGATTGATAAGTTTTTGGTTTTGAACATACAACTGCTATTTATAGCTTTCTTAATAGTACCTTTTTACCCAAAATACAGTGGCACAATTCCAGTAGAACCTTTGTTTTATCTATGCCTATTTTGTATCGTACTCTTTTTTACTATAATACCTCTTTTTCTTAATTTGTATGCTTTAAAAGGACTCAACTCATCAACAGTGGGGATTCTAATGTATATTAATCCTATCATCAATTTTGGATTGGCTGTTTTTTATTTTAAAGAGCAAGTAACTTTAGTACAAATAGTTTCTTATTCCTTAATTTTGGTCTCCATTATTGTTTTTAACAAAAAAATATTTTTTAGCCAAAACAATAAACCTAATATAATTATTGAGGGTTCAAAATCTATTTAA
- a CDS encoding DUF6691 family protein — MNVLKYFLVGFLFGIVLTKSEAVSWYRIYEMFQFQSFHMYGIIGVAVATGIIGIQIIKRKKINDINGFPIEIQEKEKGFLRYLIGGISFGLGWALVGSCPGPIFILIGAGFMPVVIVLIGALIGTVIYGVLKSKLPH, encoded by the coding sequence ATGAATGTATTAAAATATTTTCTAGTTGGGTTCCTTTTCGGAATCGTTCTTACCAAATCTGAAGCGGTTTCTTGGTACCGTATTTATGAAATGTTTCAGTTTCAATCGTTTCATATGTATGGAATTATTGGTGTTGCAGTAGCAACAGGAATCATTGGAATTCAAATTATAAAAAGAAAAAAAATCAATGATATTAATGGTTTTCCTATTGAAATTCAAGAAAAAGAAAAAGGTTTTCTTCGGTATTTGATAGGAGGAATTTCTTTTGGATTGGGTTGGGCTTTAGTTGGTTCTTGTCCTGGACCCATTTTTATTTTGATAGGAGCAGGGTTTATGCCTGTAGTTATTGTATTAATTGGTGCGCTTATCGGGACGGTTATTTATGGTGTCTTGAAAAGTAAATTGCCTCATTAA
- a CDS encoding alpha/beta hydrolase → MMIKKAKFMFLVVLAGFSLFSCSNEDKSTNTDTTTTTPPATTDAQTFKDVAYATTSSAQKIDIYVPAGVGPFPAVVLIHGGAFKAGDKGMESANAAKLVSNGYVAISVNYRLSGEAVFPAAVHDCKAAIRFVRANATTYKINPNKIGSWGSSAGGNLSAIIGTSGGDTFLEGTQGTYLTTSSTVQATIDWFGPINFASMVPEALALGFPTTYNVANESQYLGIADANNPENIALVNKANPSKYIDANDPPFWIQAGSVDPLIPYTQSFNFYNDLKAILGESKVGYELIEGAGHGGALFSTDANLNKAISFFDSKLK, encoded by the coding sequence ATGATGATCAAGAAAGCAAAATTTATGTTTTTGGTAGTATTAGCTGGTTTTTCATTATTCTCATGTTCAAATGAGGATAAAAGTACCAATACCGATACCACTACAACAACTCCTCCTGCAACTACCGATGCGCAAACCTTTAAAGATGTAGCTTACGCAACCACATCAAGTGCACAAAAGATAGATATTTATGTACCTGCAGGTGTGGGGCCATTTCCCGCAGTAGTGCTAATACATGGTGGCGCTTTTAAAGCAGGAGATAAAGGAATGGAATCTGCAAACGCTGCGAAATTAGTATCAAATGGGTACGTTGCAATATCCGTTAATTATAGATTGAGTGGCGAAGCGGTTTTCCCAGCAGCAGTTCATGATTGTAAGGCGGCGATTCGATTTGTTAGAGCCAATGCAACCACTTACAAAATCAATCCAAATAAAATTGGATCTTGGGGGTCATCAGCTGGGGGAAATCTTTCGGCAATCATTGGAACCTCTGGCGGAGATACGTTTTTAGAAGGTACTCAAGGAACTTATTTAACGACTTCTTCAACAGTACAAGCAACTATAGATTGGTTTGGTCCAATTAATTTTGCTAGTATGGTACCAGAAGCCTTAGCTTTAGGTTTCCCTACAACCTACAATGTTGCCAATGAATCTCAATATCTAGGAATTGCTGATGCAAATAATCCAGAGAATATTGCACTGGTAAACAAAGCCAATCCTAGTAAATATATTGATGCAAATGATCCTCCCTTTTGGATTCAAGCCGGAAGTGTAGATCCTTTAATTCCATATACTCAAAGTTTCAATTTCTACAATGATTTGAAGGCCATTTTGGGAGAGAGCAAAGTAGGCTATGAATTGATTGAAGGAGCTGGTCACGGTGGTGCTTTATTTAGTACCGATGCCAATCTAAACAAAGCCATTTCATTTTTTGATTCTAAACTAAAATAA
- a CDS encoding 2-dehydro-3-deoxyphosphooctonate aldolase has protein sequence MRKTAFFIPLLLLIISCGSIKSSLKNVDNNAPIPVVGKNNAFIITEYSKDKKYGYDKDYPINIYYRGTSNDTINQKYFLNALAGPKGEKITYTKLENCCPFPTKSSDMGAGFLDVYELKWEGLKKPILLYLNIYERGQLMVPVGLSLKKIN, from the coding sequence ATGAGAAAAACAGCTTTTTTTATACCGTTACTGCTTTTAATAATTTCATGTGGGAGTATAAAATCTTCTTTAAAAAACGTTGATAACAATGCACCAATACCCGTTGTAGGAAAAAATAATGCCTTCATAATTACGGAATACAGTAAAGACAAAAAATACGGTTATGATAAAGATTATCCTATCAATATTTATTATAGAGGCACCAGTAATGATACTATTAATCAAAAATATTTCCTGAATGCTTTAGCTGGGCCAAAAGGCGAAAAAATAACATACACCAAATTAGAAAACTGTTGTCCGTTCCCAACCAAATCAAGTGATATGGGTGCCGGTTTTTTGGATGTATATGAATTGAAATGGGAAGGTTTGAAAAAACCCATCTTATTGTATTTGAACATCTATGAAAGAGGCCAACTAATGGTACCCGTAGGTCTTAGTTTGAAGAAAATTAATTAA
- a CDS encoding YeeE/YedE family protein has translation MSIIFQTWPWYVSGFLIGAVMLFLIYFGKNFGMSTNLQSLCSMTGLGKRFEYFDFDWKANRWNFLVVLGAMAGGFVAVHFMSDPSNVAINPKTIMQLAQMGIEAPNGKLMPSTIFGDQIWHSPKSILILLIGGILIGFGTRYAGGCTSGHAISGLSNLQLPSLKAVIGFFIGGLIMAHFLLPLIF, from the coding sequence ATGAGTATTATTTTTCAAACATGGCCTTGGTATGTTTCGGGTTTTTTAATTGGAGCGGTGATGCTTTTTCTGATTTATTTTGGAAAAAATTTCGGCATGTCAACGAATCTTCAATCGCTGTGTTCGATGACGGGATTAGGAAAACGTTTTGAGTATTTTGACTTTGATTGGAAAGCCAATCGATGGAATTTTTTGGTGGTATTGGGAGCCATGGCAGGTGGTTTTGTAGCGGTGCATTTTATGAGTGACCCTTCAAATGTTGCTATTAATCCCAAAACGATAATGCAACTTGCGCAAATGGGAATCGAAGCTCCTAATGGAAAATTAATGCCCAGTACAATTTTTGGAGATCAAATTTGGCATTCGCCCAAAAGTATTCTTATTCTACTTATAGGAGGGATTTTGATTGGTTTTGGTACTCGTTATGCAGGAGGATGTACTTCTGGACACGCAATTTCTGGTTTAAGTAATTTGCAATTACCTTCTTTGAAAGCAGTTATCGGTTTCTTTATTGGAGGACTGATTATGGCTCATTTTTTATTACCTCTAATTTTTTAA
- a CDS encoding Smr/MutS family protein has protein sequence MFNKGDKVSVLDEAVDGVVLKVKDNVITVETVDGFVMNFAANELIKIADSGNLMDGIKGININEIKKEKEIPKPRSFVKEKKDKNELPVPEFDLHIEKLVPNKRGMSNYDILTLQSDTAKRHIEFAIRNRIPKIVFIHGVGEGILKAELDFLFGRYDNIIFQDANYQKYGAGATEVYFKQNK, from the coding sequence ATGTTCAATAAAGGAGATAAAGTTTCGGTGCTGGATGAAGCGGTAGATGGGGTAGTTTTAAAGGTCAAAGACAATGTAATAACTGTTGAAACCGTTGATGGTTTTGTGATGAATTTTGCAGCCAACGAACTTATCAAAATAGCTGATTCCGGAAATTTGATGGATGGTATAAAAGGCATCAACATCAACGAAATCAAAAAAGAAAAAGAGATTCCGAAACCACGAAGTTTTGTAAAAGAGAAGAAAGACAAAAACGAATTACCAGTTCCAGAATTTGATTTACATATCGAAAAATTGGTTCCTAATAAACGCGGCATGTCAAATTATGACATCTTGACTTTGCAATCTGACACTGCCAAACGCCACATTGAATTTGCAATCCGTAATAGAATTCCAAAAATTGTTTTCATTCATGGAGTTGGTGAAGGGATATTGAAAGCAGAATTGGATTTTCTTTTTGGTCGATATGACAACATCATTTTTCAGGATGCGAATTATCAAAAATATGGTGCTGGTGCAACTGAAGTTTATTTCAAACAGAATAAATAA
- a CDS encoding cysteine desulfurase family protein: MKKVYLDNASTTPLYPEVIVEMTKILTEDYGNPSSTHSLGRNAKSILELSRKSIAKQLNATAAEIIFTSCGTEANNWILRSAVKDLKVARIITSKIEHHAVLHTAMALQNEYGIQIDFVNIKSDGEVDLTHLVELLSEEKKTLVSLMHVNNETGTILDLGRVSQICKEHDVLFHSDTVQSIGKTEINLQQTPIDFIVASAHKFHGPKGVGFAFVRKNSGLQPLFFGGEQEKGQRPGTEALHQIAGMAKALALSYTNLDQDRNYISDLKTYLKERLKADFPDSKFNGENTFYNIVNVTLPFTADKTSMIVFSLDMKGIAVSRGSACQSGSIRPSHVLAEMLTQEDLKKPSLRISLSHFNTKEDIDLLIEGLKSI; encoded by the coding sequence ATGAAAAAAGTATATCTCGATAATGCATCTACTACTCCACTTTATCCAGAAGTAATCGTAGAAATGACCAAAATATTGACCGAAGATTATGGAAATCCTTCCTCTACTCACAGTTTAGGTCGCAATGCCAAAAGTATCTTAGAACTTTCCAGAAAATCAATTGCCAAGCAATTAAACGCAACAGCTGCTGAAATCATTTTCACCTCTTGTGGTACTGAAGCCAACAATTGGATTCTTCGATCTGCTGTAAAAGATTTGAAAGTAGCACGTATTATTACCAGTAAAATAGAACATCACGCGGTTTTACATACTGCTATGGCATTACAAAATGAATACGGAATTCAGATAGATTTTGTAAATATAAAATCCGATGGTGAAGTAGATTTAACACATTTGGTTGAATTATTATCGGAAGAAAAAAAGACTTTGGTTTCCTTAATGCATGTTAACAATGAGACAGGAACTATTTTGGATTTGGGCAGAGTGAGCCAGATTTGCAAAGAACATGATGTACTATTTCATTCGGATACGGTACAATCTATTGGAAAAACAGAAATTAATTTGCAACAAACACCTATAGATTTTATAGTGGCGAGTGCACATAAATTTCATGGTCCAAAGGGAGTTGGTTTTGCTTTTGTTCGAAAAAATTCAGGATTGCAACCTTTGTTTTTTGGTGGTGAGCAAGAAAAAGGACAACGACCAGGAACCGAAGCCTTGCATCAAATTGCAGGAATGGCAAAAGCATTAGCGCTTTCCTATACCAATTTAGACCAAGACAGAAATTATATATCCGATTTAAAAACATACTTAAAGGAACGCTTAAAAGCTGATTTTCCAGATTCAAAATTTAATGGTGAAAACACTTTTTATAACATTGTCAATGTGACGTTACCCTTTACAGCCGATAAAACTTCGATGATCGTATTCAGTTTAGATATGAAAGGAATTGCTGTTTCAAGAGGCAGTGCCTGTCAATCTGGAAGTATTAGACCTTCACATGTTTTGGCTGAAATGCTCACCCAAGAAGATCTGAAAAAACCAAGTTTACGAATTTCATTAAGCCATTTTAACACCAAAGAAGATATTGATTTATTGATTGAAGGATTAAAAAGCATTTAA